A part of Uloborus diversus isolate 005 chromosome 6, Udiv.v.3.1, whole genome shotgun sequence genomic DNA contains:
- the LOC129224075 gene encoding UPF0598 protein CG30010-like yields MQLSKLNILKHLSFSTPAIYNRLKINRYISYVQGQSPQPNIREYFYFIDHQGMLFLDDSKMKNFTSCFKDKKFLEFFFRRLKFNDSGRYEKEFPFLSLCGRETNFVRCDDLPIVFTHIFEKNEDNETIEYISYAHTGELLKQKFEPEKICMLPESGRVYHPGPESTGGVGLIKSSLAIQLSQHFLYQDNGTDAAPSHFVWKNRKYELTNEIVEKLKYMKS; encoded by the exons ATGCAgctttcaaaactaaatattttgaaacatttgtccTTTAGCACTCCTGCTATATATAACAGATTAAAAATCAACAGATACATTTCTTATGTACAAGGACAAAGCCCTCAACCGAATATTCGagagtatttttatttcattgatcaCCAAGGAATG ttatttttggatgattcaaaaatgaagaattttacttcttgcttcaaag ACAAAAAGTTTCTAGAATTCTTTTTCAGAAGGCTGAAATTTAATGATAGTGGCAGATATGAAAAAGAATTTCCTTTTCTATCCTTGTGTGGTAGAGAAACAAACTTTGTGAGATGTGATGACCTTCCTATAGTTTTCActcatatatttgaaaaaaatgaagataatgaaaCCATTGAATATATTTCTTACGCACACACAGGAGAACtattaaaacaaaagtttgaGCCAGAGAAAATTTGCATGTTGCCAGAAAGTGGCAGAGTGTATCATCCTGGTCCAGAAAGTACTGGAGGTGTAGGATTAATTAAATCATCGTTAGCAATTCAATTGAGTCAGCACTTCTTGTATCAAGATAATGGCACAGATGCTGCACCTTCACATTTTGTGTGGAAGAACAGAAAATATGAACTCACAAATGAAATTgtagaaaaattgaaatatatgaagAGTTAa